A portion of the Candidatus Methylomirabilota bacterium genome contains these proteins:
- a CDS encoding histone deacetylase — translation MKMFYSPKYEVDLGEHILPTVKFRLIKEKLIELGIAKPRDIEEPPPAVDEDISLVHTPAYIDKVRRGRLTTDELAVLDLPYSKELVEAAWIGVEGTIRAARYALETKLGIHIGGGGHHAYPDHGAGYCLFNDCAIAIRKLKEEGRIVKAMVVDCDVHQGDGTAFIFREDPTVFTCSVHQEDLYPEVKQQSDLDIGLETGVGDEQYLEEFSRHFLPALEIFRPHLLVYVAGADPYHDDQEGELALTFEGIERRDQIVFQEAKRRRVPVAVVLAGGYARRTADTVAIHVTTIRTGRHIVRPGMG, via the coding sequence ATGAAAATGTTCTATTCCCCAAAGTACGAAGTAGACCTGGGAGAGCATATCCTCCCGACGGTCAAGTTCCGGTTAATTAAGGAGAAACTCATCGAGCTCGGCATTGCCAAACCTCGGGATATCGAGGAGCCCCCCCCAGCCGTTGATGAAGACATCTCGTTAGTTCACACACCGGCCTACATCGACAAGGTGCGGCGGGGAAGGCTCACCACCGATGAGTTAGCAGTGTTGGATCTGCCGTACTCGAAGGAGCTCGTGGAGGCGGCCTGGATCGGAGTCGAGGGAACAATCCGGGCCGCCCGATACGCCCTGGAGACGAAGCTGGGCATCCACATCGGGGGGGGAGGTCACCATGCCTATCCGGATCACGGCGCGGGATACTGCCTCTTCAATGACTGTGCTATTGCCATCCGAAAGCTGAAGGAGGAAGGGCGGATTGTCAAGGCCATGGTGGTCGACTGCGACGTCCACCAGGGGGACGGGACGGCCTTCATCTTTCGAGAGGACCCCACGGTCTTTACCTGTTCCGTTCATCAGGAGGATCTCTATCCCGAAGTGAAGCAACAGAGTGACCTGGACATCGGGCTGGAGACGGGGGTGGGAGACGAACAATACCTTGAGGAGTTTTCTCGACACTTTCTCCCGGCCCTCGAGATCTTTCGGCCGCATCTCTTGGTTTATGTGGCGGGGGCAGACCCGTATCATGATGATCAGGAGGGGGAACTGGCGCTCACGTTTGAAGGTATCGAGCGACGGGACCAGATCGTCTTTCAGGAGGCAAAACGCCGGCGGGTTCCGGTGGCGGTGGTTTTGGCAGGGGGCTATGCGCGAAGGACTGCCGACACAGTCGCCATTCATGTGACCACCATCCGCACTGGCCGTCACATCGTCCGTCCAGGAATGGGCTGA